A genomic region of Pseudomonas abietaniphila contains the following coding sequences:
- a CDS encoding amino acid ABC transporter permease has product MFDYNFHWRAAFKALPDMLNGAMVTFETAALSMILGVTIALFLVFMRQGKNRLFRGFAATWISIARNTPSLFQVYILYFGLGSFGLHISSWAALLAGITINNAGYLAENFRGGLKAVPDTQLRAARSLGMSAPQAYRLIVIPQLLRIVFYPLTNQMVWAVLMTSMGVIVGLNNDLTGVTQDYNVKTFRTFEFFAIAAVLYYLIAKLIVAVARLLSWRLFRY; this is encoded by the coding sequence ATGTTTGATTACAACTTTCACTGGCGGGCCGCGTTCAAAGCCTTGCCGGACATGCTCAACGGCGCGATGGTCACCTTCGAAACCGCGGCCCTGTCGATGATCCTCGGGGTCACCATCGCCCTGTTTCTGGTGTTCATGCGCCAGGGCAAGAACCGGCTGTTTCGCGGTTTTGCCGCCACCTGGATCTCCATCGCCCGTAACACCCCTTCGCTGTTTCAGGTGTACATCCTGTACTTCGGCCTGGGCTCGTTCGGGCTGCATATCAGTTCATGGGCTGCCCTGCTCGCAGGCATCACCATCAACAACGCGGGCTATCTGGCGGAAAACTTTCGTGGCGGGCTCAAGGCTGTGCCGGACACCCAGTTGCGTGCAGCGCGCTCTCTGGGCATGAGCGCACCACAGGCCTATCGGCTGATTGTGATCCCGCAACTGCTGCGCATCGTGTTCTACCCGCTGACCAACCAGATGGTCTGGGCCGTGTTGATGACCTCAATGGGCGTGATCGTCGGCCTCAATAACGACCTCACTGGCGTCACTCAGGACTACAACGTCAAGACGTTCCGGACCTTCGAGTTCTTCGCCATCGCAGCCGTGCTTTATTACCTGATCGCCAAGCTGATCGTGGCCGTCGCCCGACTGTTGTCCTGGCGGCTGTTCCGGTACTGA
- a CDS encoding FAD/NAD(P)-binding oxidoreductase: MNRPVDLLIIGAGPAGMAAALAAAPSGISIVLLDDNPLPGGQIWRDGPNAQLPTLATDVRAQLQHYSNIHLHSGTKVVALAGPKRLLLEDAERGWVLAYDKLILCTGARELLLPFPGWTLPGVTGAGGLQALIKGGLPVSGERIVIAGSGPLLLASAATAKKNGAKVVRIAEQAGRRAVSGFAMGLWRWPSKALQALTLASGAYRLSAHVIEALGSDRLEAVRVQTGSRIEDIACDRLACGFSLVPNTEMGSALGCEVRNRAIAVNEWQATGLTDHYAAGECTGFGGSELAQVEGRIAGLVAVGKQDEARALWPERQRWQRFADRLNQAFALNPALKKLAKADTLICRCEDVPYAELADHSGWNTAKLNTRCGMGACQGRICATAAQTLFGWEPPHLRPPFSPARIATLAGLDDAGTAI, translated from the coding sequence ATGAACCGACCTGTGGACCTGTTGATCATCGGTGCAGGCCCTGCCGGTATGGCGGCCGCTTTAGCGGCGGCACCGAGCGGCATCAGCATCGTCCTGCTCGACGACAACCCGCTGCCTGGCGGACAGATCTGGCGTGACGGCCCGAATGCGCAACTGCCGACCCTGGCGACCGATGTGCGCGCGCAGCTGCAGCACTACAGCAATATTCATCTGCACAGCGGCACCAAGGTGGTCGCACTTGCCGGCCCCAAACGGCTGCTGCTGGAAGACGCCGAACGGGGCTGGGTGCTGGCATACGACAAGCTGATTCTGTGCACGGGCGCTCGCGAGCTGTTGCTGCCCTTTCCTGGCTGGACCTTGCCCGGTGTCACCGGCGCCGGTGGGTTGCAGGCGCTGATCAAGGGCGGCTTGCCAGTGTCGGGTGAACGCATCGTGATCGCGGGCAGCGGGCCCTTGTTGCTGGCTTCGGCTGCGACCGCAAAGAAGAACGGTGCCAAGGTCGTGCGCATCGCCGAGCAGGCGGGACGCCGTGCGGTCAGCGGCTTTGCGATGGGGTTATGGCGATGGCCGAGCAAAGCCCTTCAAGCCCTGACGCTGGCCAGCGGCGCCTATCGACTGTCAGCGCACGTGATTGAAGCCTTGGGCTCGGATCGGCTGGAAGCGGTCCGCGTCCAGACAGGCTCGCGCATTGAAGACATCGCCTGCGACCGGCTCGCGTGTGGTTTCAGTCTGGTGCCAAACACCGAGATGGGCAGCGCACTGGGTTGCGAGGTGCGCAATCGCGCGATCGCGGTGAACGAGTGGCAAGCCACTGGCCTTACCGATCATTACGCGGCCGGAGAATGCACCGGGTTTGGCGGCAGCGAACTGGCGCAGGTCGAAGGCAGGATCGCCGGGCTGGTGGCCGTCGGCAAACAGGACGAAGCGCGGGCACTGTGGCCGGAGCGCCAGCGTTGGCAGCGGTTTGCCGACCGGTTAAATCAGGCGTTCGCCCTAAATCCTGCGCTGAAAAAACTGGCGAAGGCCGACACGCTGATCTGTCGCTGCGAAGACGTGCCCTACGCCGAACTCGCCGACCACAGCGGCTGGAACACCGCCAAACTCAACACCCGCTGCGGCATGGGCGCGTGCCAGGGCCGTATCTGCGCCACCGCCGCGCAAACCCTGTTCGGCTGGGAACCACCCCACCTGCGCCCGCCCTTCAGTCCGGCGCGCATCGCGACGTTGGCGGGTCTGGATGATGCGGGCACAGCGATATAA
- a CDS encoding (2Fe-2S)-binding protein yields MLELSIDGQPLRVAPGTTVAAALMASGDHCSRTSVNGQRRAPLCGMGICQECRVTIDGLRRLACQTLCRDGMHVETQP; encoded by the coding sequence ATGCTTGAGTTGAGCATCGACGGTCAGCCGTTGCGCGTTGCCCCAGGCACCACCGTCGCGGCGGCCTTGATGGCCAGCGGCGACCATTGCAGTCGCACGTCGGTCAACGGCCAGCGCCGGGCGCCGTTGTGTGGCATGGGCATCTGCCAGGAATGCCGGGTGACCATCGACGGCCTGCGCCGTCTTGCATGCCAGACCCTTTGCCGCGACGGCATGCACGTAGAGACCCAGCCATGA
- a CDS encoding amino acid ABC transporter permease, with the protein MFNSSFSWSDMQFMLQGAWVTILLTIISMIIGTLAGVVCGMARALLPRSTIPLAWLLDVFRSVPLLIQFVLFNALKSIVGLNWSAFAVACVVLGLYVTAYCTEIVRSGVLSVPLTLRRASRSLGLTYWQDLRQIVMPMATRVAFPGWVNLLLSVMKDTALVMWIGIVELLRASQTIVTRIQEPLLVLCIAGLIYYVMSLVIARLGARLETRWQEND; encoded by the coding sequence ATGTTCAATAGCAGTTTCAGCTGGAGCGACATGCAATTCATGCTGCAGGGCGCGTGGGTCACGATCCTGCTCACGATCATCTCGATGATCATCGGCACGCTGGCCGGCGTGGTCTGCGGCATGGCGCGGGCCCTGTTGCCGCGCAGCACCATCCCGCTGGCGTGGTTGCTGGACGTGTTTCGCAGCGTGCCGTTGCTGATCCAGTTCGTGCTGTTCAACGCCCTGAAAAGCATCGTCGGCCTGAACTGGAGCGCCTTCGCCGTGGCGTGCGTGGTGCTTGGGCTGTACGTCACCGCGTACTGCACGGAAATCGTTCGCAGCGGCGTGTTGTCGGTGCCGCTCACCTTGCGCCGCGCCAGCCGTTCGCTCGGCCTGACCTACTGGCAGGACCTGCGTCAGATCGTCATGCCGATGGCGACCCGCGTCGCGTTCCCGGGCTGGGTCAACCTGTTGCTCTCCGTGATGAAGGACACCGCGCTGGTGATGTGGATCGGCATCGTCGAACTGCTGCGCGCCTCGCAGACCATCGTCACGCGTATTCAAGAACCGCTGCTGGTGCTGTGCATCGCAGGCCTCATTTACTACGTCATGAGTCTGGTGATCGCCCGTCTGGGTGCGCGCCTGGAAACGAGGTGGCAGGAAAATGATTGA
- a CDS encoding 4-hydroxyproline epimerase encodes MKRIQILDSHTGGEPTRLVLDGFPDLGNGSMAERRQLLANEFDDWRAATVLEPRGSDVLVGALLCTPVDPEACAGVIFFNNTGYLGMCGHGTIGLVVSLAHLGKIGPGVHRIETPVGTVQATLHEDRSVSVNNVPSYRCRKNFIVDVPGIGNVTGDIAWGGNWFFLIADHGLSVTGDNLDALTDYTWKVRQALDSQGIRGEDGGLIDHIELFADDDVADSRNFVLCPGKAYDRSPCGTGTSAKLACLAADGKLEPGAIWQQASVIGSQFEGSFEWQHGERQMGDRIVPTIRGRAYISAEATLLLDEEDPFAWGIRP; translated from the coding sequence ATGAAGCGCATCCAGATCCTCGACTCCCACACCGGCGGCGAACCCACGCGTCTGGTGCTCGACGGTTTTCCTGATCTTGGCAACGGCAGCATGGCGGAACGTCGCCAGCTGCTGGCGAATGAATTCGATGACTGGCGTGCGGCCACGGTGCTGGAACCCCGCGGCAGCGATGTGCTGGTCGGCGCGCTGCTGTGCACGCCGGTGGACCCTGAAGCCTGCGCCGGGGTGATCTTCTTCAACAACACGGGCTATCTGGGCATGTGCGGTCACGGCACCATCGGGCTGGTGGTGTCGCTGGCGCACCTGGGCAAGATCGGCCCCGGCGTTCACCGCATCGAAACCCCGGTCGGGACGGTGCAAGCCACCCTGCATGAAGATCGCTCGGTCAGCGTCAACAACGTGCCGTCGTATCGCTGTCGCAAAAACTTCATCGTCGATGTCCCGGGGATCGGTAACGTCACCGGCGACATCGCCTGGGGCGGCAACTGGTTCTTCCTGATTGCCGATCACGGGTTGAGCGTCACCGGCGACAACCTCGACGCACTCACCGACTACACCTGGAAAGTCCGTCAGGCGCTGGACAGCCAGGGCATCCGTGGCGAAGACGGCGGCCTGATCGACCATATCGAATTGTTTGCCGACGATGACGTGGCCGACAGCCGCAACTTCGTCCTGTGCCCCGGCAAAGCCTACGACCGCTCGCCGTGCGGCACAGGCACCAGCGCCAAACTGGCGTGTCTGGCGGCGGACGGCAAACTGGAACCGGGCGCGATCTGGCAGCAAGCCAGCGTGATCGGCAGCCAGTTCGAGGGCAGCTTCGAATGGCAGCACGGCGAACGCCAGATGGGTGACCGCATCGTGCCGACCATCCGCGGTCGCGCCTACATCAGTGCCGAAGCGACCTTGTTGCTGGACGAGGAAGACCCGTTCGCCTGGGGCATTCGTCCTTGA
- a CDS encoding transporter substrate-binding domain-containing protein, with translation MKKHAVAVALLAVMSSSFINAAFADKLDDIIDSGKLRCAVTLDFPPMGSRDEKNNPVGFDVDYCNDLAKVLGVTAEVVETPFPDRIPALVSGRADVIVASTSDTLERAKTVAMTIPYFAFQMVVLTRDNTGITKYEDLKGKNVGNTSGTYEAIALEKDQKAWGSGTFRAYQTQNDTILAVAQGHIDATVVTNTVAAATLKSGKYKGLKVAGNAPYVIDYVSLAAKRNEYGLIHYLNLFVNQQVRTGRYDELWKKWVGDEIKPANLTVPGVYY, from the coding sequence ATGAAAAAGCATGCTGTTGCCGTAGCCCTCCTCGCTGTAATGAGCTCCTCCTTTATCAATGCCGCCTTCGCCGACAAGCTCGATGACATCATCGACTCCGGCAAGCTGCGTTGCGCCGTGACCCTCGATTTCCCGCCGATGGGTTCACGGGACGAGAAGAACAACCCGGTCGGATTTGACGTCGATTACTGCAACGATCTGGCGAAGGTGCTGGGCGTCACGGCTGAAGTGGTCGAAACCCCCTTCCCTGACCGCATCCCTGCACTGGTGTCCGGGCGCGCCGACGTGATCGTCGCCTCCACCTCCGACACGCTGGAACGTGCCAAGACCGTGGCGATGACCATTCCGTACTTCGCCTTCCAGATGGTAGTGCTGACCCGCGACAACACCGGCATCACCAAGTACGAGGACCTCAAAGGCAAGAACGTGGGTAACACCAGCGGCACCTATGAAGCCATCGCGCTGGAAAAAGACCAGAAAGCCTGGGGCAGCGGCACCTTCCGCGCTTACCAGACCCAGAACGACACCATCCTCGCCGTCGCACAGGGCCATATCGATGCAACCGTGGTCACCAACACCGTGGCCGCCGCAACCCTCAAGTCGGGCAAATACAAAGGCCTGAAAGTCGCGGGTAACGCACCGTACGTCATCGACTACGTGTCGCTGGCGGCCAAACGTAATGAATACGGCCTGATCCATTACCTGAACCTGTTCGTCAACCAACAAGTGCGCACCGGCCGTTACGACGAGCTGTGGAAGAAGTGGGTCGGTGATGAAATCAAGCCTGCGAACCTGACCGTGCCGGGGGTTTATTACTGA
- a CDS encoding AraC family transcriptional regulator, protein MIDLLPASPLRNLDQLLTSLETVAPLFDAIPGVVFFVKDAQARYALVNQTLVQRCGLKEKSQVVGRTAEDVFPARFGPLYTAQDRRVLADGRQLSDQLELHLYYGNQPIWCLTHKIALRDAHGTIIGLAGISRDLQVLQSHPAYQKLAEVDAHIREHFARPITLQELTSLAGLSIAQLERHCKRIFQLTPRQMIHKARLGEASRLLREDLSITEVALRCGYTDHSAFSRQFKALTGVSPSEYRESQG, encoded by the coding sequence ATGATTGACCTGCTCCCCGCCTCTCCTCTGCGTAACCTCGATCAGCTGTTGACCAGCCTGGAAACGGTCGCGCCGCTGTTCGATGCAATCCCGGGAGTGGTGTTTTTCGTCAAGGACGCGCAGGCGCGGTATGCGCTGGTCAACCAGACGCTGGTGCAGCGCTGCGGCCTCAAAGAGAAAAGCCAGGTCGTCGGGCGCACGGCGGAAGACGTCTTTCCGGCGCGCTTCGGGCCGTTGTACACCGCGCAGGATCGACGGGTACTGGCCGATGGCCGACAGCTCAGCGATCAGCTCGAACTGCACCTGTATTACGGCAACCAGCCCATCTGGTGCCTGACCCACAAGATCGCCCTGCGCGATGCCCATGGCACCATCATTGGCCTGGCCGGCATTTCCCGCGACCTGCAAGTGCTGCAATCGCACCCGGCGTATCAGAAGCTGGCCGAGGTCGACGCCCACATCCGCGAGCACTTCGCGCGCCCCATCACCCTCCAGGAACTGACCTCCCTTGCTGGATTGTCGATTGCGCAACTGGAACGTCACTGCAAACGCATCTTTCAGCTCACGCCGAGACAGATGATTCACAAGGCTCGGCTGGGCGAAGCTTCGCGGTTGCTGCGTGAAGACCTGTCGATCACCGAGGTCGCCCTTCGCTGCGGCTACACTGATCACAGCGCGTTCAGTCGGCAGTTCAAGGCATTGACCGGCGTCTCGCCGAGTGAATACCGGGAATCGCAAGGTTGA
- a CDS encoding aconitase X, whose translation MSEVSLNGRSLVPGSAQGELLYADVALSFWGGVEPFTGEVIDRHHPLSGQIITGRVLAIPSGRGSCTGSSVLLELILNGHAPAALVFERVEDILTLGVLIAEQMFGHSIPVISLGEAGFAALREVKFVRVEDAQVTCFDSPPPALPAARSPRAAHRVSTHITLTELDQGFLDGAYGKAGQVAMGIILRMAELQGATELLDITQAHIDGCIYTGPASLRFARQLVDWDAKVRVPTTLNSISVDKRRWRELGVDPALGEPASQLGDAYLDMGARVSFTCAPYLLDSAPELGEQIVWAESNAVVYANSVIGARTLKYPDYLDICIALTGRAPKIGCHLTQQRLATLRIDIPELGTLDDSFYPLLGYHVGLLCGADIPVVCGLEHKAPTLDDLKAFGAAFATTSAAPMFHIAGVTPEATTVELALGGHAPARTLNVSAVDLLSSWRELNSAQSPEVDAVTLGNPHFSYSECATLARLCHGLRKLDSVAIVVTCGRATLERAQQAGYVTTLENFGVQFVTDTCWCMLGEPVIPPTARNLMTNSGKYAHYAPGLVGRRVHFASLAECVESACTGLASGRLPVWLQAAEKAEALTHV comes from the coding sequence ATGTCTGAAGTTTCGTTAAACGGCCGTAGCCTGGTCCCTGGCAGCGCTCAGGGCGAGTTGCTGTATGCCGACGTGGCCTTGAGTTTCTGGGGCGGGGTCGAGCCGTTTACCGGTGAGGTGATCGACCGTCACCACCCTCTCAGCGGCCAGATCATCACCGGCCGCGTGCTGGCGATCCCGAGCGGGCGCGGATCGTGCACCGGCAGCAGCGTGTTGCTGGAACTGATCCTCAATGGCCATGCACCCGCTGCCCTGGTGTTCGAACGGGTCGAAGACATCCTGACCCTCGGCGTGCTGATCGCCGAACAGATGTTCGGGCATTCGATTCCGGTCATCAGTCTCGGTGAAGCCGGTTTTGCGGCGCTGCGCGAGGTGAAATTCGTGCGGGTGGAGGACGCCCAGGTCACCTGTTTCGACAGCCCGCCGCCTGCGCTGCCTGCCGCTCGATCTCCCCGCGCTGCCCACCGTGTCAGCACCCACATCACACTGACCGAACTGGATCAGGGCTTTCTCGACGGCGCCTACGGCAAGGCTGGACAAGTGGCAATGGGCATCATCCTGCGCATGGCCGAACTGCAAGGCGCGACCGAGCTGCTGGACATTACCCAGGCGCATATCGACGGCTGCATTTATACCGGCCCGGCGAGCCTTCGGTTTGCCCGCCAACTGGTTGACTGGGACGCCAAGGTGCGTGTGCCCACCACCCTCAACTCCATCTCCGTAGACAAACGCCGCTGGCGCGAACTGGGCGTCGACCCGGCGCTGGGCGAACCCGCCAGTCAGCTGGGCGATGCCTACCTGGACATGGGCGCGCGCGTCAGTTTTACCTGCGCGCCCTACCTGCTGGACAGCGCACCGGAATTGGGCGAACAGATCGTCTGGGCCGAATCCAACGCGGTGGTCTACGCCAACAGTGTGATCGGCGCGCGCACCCTGAAATACCCCGACTACCTCGACATCTGCATCGCCCTGACCGGCCGTGCGCCGAAAATCGGCTGTCACCTGACGCAACAACGCCTGGCGACGCTGCGCATCGACATCCCCGAGCTGGGCACTCTGGATGACAGTTTCTACCCACTGCTGGGCTATCACGTCGGCCTGCTCTGCGGTGCTGACATTCCTGTGGTCTGCGGGCTGGAACACAAGGCGCCCACGCTCGACGACCTGAAAGCCTTCGGCGCGGCGTTCGCGACCACCTCCGCCGCCCCGATGTTCCACATTGCCGGCGTCACGCCGGAAGCCACCACCGTTGAACTCGCGTTGGGCGGACACGCGCCCGCCAGAACGCTGAACGTCAGCGCTGTCGATTTGCTGAGCAGTTGGCGCGAACTGAACAGCGCACAGAGCCCGGAAGTCGATGCCGTCACACTGGGCAACCCGCATTTTTCGTACAGCGAATGCGCCACCCTCGCCCGTCTGTGCCACGGCCTGCGCAAGCTCGATAGCGTGGCGATCGTGGTCACCTGCGGCCGCGCCACGCTGGAACGGGCGCAGCAGGCCGGGTACGTGACGACGCTGGAAAACTTCGGCGTGCAGTTCGTCACCGACACCTGCTGGTGCATGCTCGGCGAGCCGGTGATTCCGCCCACCGCGCGCAACCTGATGACCAATTCCGGCAAGTACGCGCACTACGCACCCGGCCTGGTGGGCCGTCGAGTGCACTTCGCCAGTTTGGCCGAATGTGTCGAAAGCGCTTGCACCGGCCTTGCCAGCGGACGTTTGCCGGTCTGGCTGCAGGCCGCCGAAAAGGCGGAGGCGCTGACGCATGTTTGA
- a CDS encoding NAD(P)/FAD-dependent oxidoreductase encodes MIQGASIQGQAADVIIIGGGIIGAACADELASQGLHVCVLDCQRPAATAAGMGHLVVLDHSPAELALGEYSVRLWRELAPQMPENCAMRNNGTLWLACNEEEMAEAERKQAALSEFGLACELMSGAALAEAEPSLRSGLLGALRVTGDGILYAPNAARWLLQRQPERVHQQHAEVVEVQGNRVKLADGQWLQASAVVLANGIHARDLCPDLPLQAKKGHLLITDRYPIQITHTLVELGYVTSAHKGNGPSVAFNVQQRPTGQLFIGSSRQFDNEDPAIDAAMLGRMLRRAMDFLPDLGQLNGIRSWTGFRSASPDGQPLIGEHPEQPGLWLAVGHEGLGVTTATGTAKLLAAQLLRTPAPLDLDAFLPQRFIGAHAHA; translated from the coding sequence TTGATTCAGGGCGCCAGCATTCAAGGCCAGGCCGCCGATGTGATCATCATCGGCGGCGGCATCATTGGTGCTGCCTGTGCCGATGAACTGGCCAGCCAGGGCCTGCACGTGTGCGTGCTCGATTGCCAGCGACCGGCTGCCACCGCCGCCGGCATGGGCCATCTCGTGGTGCTGGACCACAGCCCCGCCGAGTTGGCGCTGGGCGAGTACTCGGTGCGACTGTGGCGCGAACTGGCGCCGCAGATGCCCGAGAACTGCGCCATGCGCAACAACGGCACGCTGTGGCTGGCCTGCAACGAAGAAGAAATGGCCGAGGCCGAACGCAAGCAGGCCGCGCTGAGTGAGTTCGGTCTGGCGTGCGAATTGATGTCAGGCGCCGCACTGGCAGAGGCCGAGCCTTCGCTGCGTTCCGGCTTGCTGGGCGCCTTGAGAGTGACCGGCGACGGGATTCTGTATGCGCCCAATGCCGCGCGCTGGCTGTTGCAGCGTCAGCCCGAGCGCGTGCATCAGCAGCACGCCGAGGTGGTGGAGGTCCAGGGCAACCGCGTGAAGCTGGCCGATGGTCAGTGGTTGCAGGCCAGCGCCGTGGTCCTTGCCAATGGCATCCATGCCCGCGACTTGTGCCCGGACTTGCCGCTGCAAGCCAAGAAAGGCCATCTGCTGATCACCGACCGCTACCCGATCCAGATCACCCACACGTTGGTCGAACTGGGTTATGTCACCAGCGCGCACAAGGGCAACGGCCCTTCCGTGGCGTTCAACGTGCAACAACGCCCGACCGGTCAGTTGTTCATCGGCTCGTCCCGGCAGTTCGACAATGAAGACCCGGCCATCGACGCCGCGATGCTCGGTCGCATGTTGCGCCGGGCCATGGATTTTCTGCCTGATCTCGGCCAACTGAACGGCATTCGCAGCTGGACCGGGTTTCGCTCGGCGAGCCCTGACGGCCAACCGCTGATTGGCGAGCACCCCGAGCAACCGGGTTTGTGGCTGGCCGTGGGGCATGAAGGTCTGGGCGTCACCACCGCCACCGGCACCGCGAAACTGTTGGCCGCGCAACTGCTGCGCACACCTGCGCCGCTCGACCTCGACGCGTTCCTGCCACAGCGTTTTATCGGAGCCCATGCCCATGCTTGA
- a CDS encoding amino acid ABC transporter ATP-binding protein gives MIEIDNVHKSFGELEVIKGVSLQVQKGEVVSIIGGSGSGKSTLLMCINGLESIKSGSIRVDGTEVHAKSTDINKLRQRIGIVFQQWNAFPHLTVLENVMLAPRTVLGKSKAEAEALAVKQLTHVGLGDKLKVFPGKLSGGQQQRMAIARALAMSPDYMLFDEATSALDPQLVGEVLDTMRMLAEDGMTMILVTHEIRFARDVSDRVAFFRNGLVHEIGTPDQVIGNPQRPETADFLRSIN, from the coding sequence ATGATTGAGATCGACAACGTACACAAATCATTTGGCGAGCTTGAAGTGATCAAGGGCGTGAGCCTGCAAGTGCAGAAAGGCGAAGTGGTGTCGATCATCGGCGGCTCGGGCTCGGGCAAGTCCACGCTGCTGATGTGCATCAACGGTCTTGAGTCGATCAAGAGCGGCAGCATCCGCGTGGACGGCACCGAGGTGCACGCCAAAAGCACGGACATCAACAAGCTGAGGCAGCGGATCGGCATCGTCTTTCAGCAGTGGAACGCCTTTCCACACCTGACGGTGCTTGAAAACGTGATGCTCGCGCCGCGCACCGTTCTGGGCAAAAGCAAGGCCGAAGCCGAGGCGCTGGCGGTCAAGCAACTGACCCACGTGGGCCTGGGCGACAAGCTCAAGGTGTTTCCCGGCAAGCTGTCGGGCGGTCAGCAACAGCGCATGGCGATTGCCCGCGCCCTGGCGATGTCGCCGGATTACATGCTGTTTGACGAAGCGACTTCAGCACTCGACCCGCAGCTGGTGGGCGAGGTACTGGACACCATGCGCATGCTTGCCGAAGACGGCATGACCATGATTCTGGTGACCCACGAGATTCGTTTCGCCCGTGATGTGTCGGACCGCGTGGCGTTTTTCCGCAATGGCCTGGTGCATGAGATCGGTACGCCCGATCAAGTCATCGGCAACCCGCAGCGGCCGGAGACGGCTGACTTCTTGCGGTCGATCAATTAA